The following proteins are encoded in a genomic region of Pungitius pungitius chromosome 19, fPunPun2.1, whole genome shotgun sequence:
- the LOC119198784 gene encoding cadherin-20-like, translated as MDRETRENYTVVIQAKDMGGQLGGLAGTTTVNIRLSDVNDNPPTFDQRLYQMSIPEAAPVGSVVGRIWAKDRDVGVNAEMEYSIIDGDGRDTFDISTDPTNLFGIVTVKRPLNFESKPSYTLKVEGANTHLDPAFQHRVPFKDVTIVHVSVEDVDEPPLFDMPAYYVELSEDAEVGTVVTAVTARDPDAANDTVRYSIEKSSDPDKFFYLEITSGSLMTVRSLDRERVGWHNITILAMEMNNPTQISSASVAVRVLDVNDNPPSLTHYLEAYVCESAKAGQLIQTVTAVDPDQPLGGQHFNYRLAPEAANNPNFTLRDNQDNTAWILTRRGGWSQQDQTVFYLPVVISDGEQPVQTSTSTLTVRVCSCDREGNVMSCNAEAHSLPASLSRGALIAILACIFVLLVMILLMLSLRTHRKKPFLCDEEENVHENIVRYDDEGGGEEDTEAFDIGAMWNPREAHHRPPPRQPPHPGGKARQDMLPEIESLSRYVPQACVAGGGVGEDSNVHGYVLAKLLDADSDTCAPPYDSLQTYAYEGEGSVAESLSSLQSGASNADHEYDYLSEWGPRFKRLAEMYGALETNAAPVW; from the exons ATGGACAGGGAGACCAGAGAGAACTACACCGTGGTCATCCAGGCCAAGGACATGGGCGGTCAGCTGGGGGGGCTCGCCGGCACCACCACCGTCAACATCAGGCTGAGCGACGTCAACGACAACCCGCCCACCTTTGACCAGA ggctGTACCAGATGAGCATCCCGGAGGCGGCCCCCGTGGGCTCCGTGGTGGGACGCATCTGGGCCAAGGACCGGGACGTCGGGGTCAACGCCGAGATGGAGTACAGCATCATCGACGGGGACGGGAGGGACACGTTCGACATCAGCACCGACCCGACCAACCTCTTCGGCATCGTCACGGTGAAAAGG ccGCTCAACTTTGAGAGCAAGCCCAGTTACACTCTTAAAGTGGAGGGCGCCAACACCCACCTGGACCCGGCCTTCCAGCACCGCGTGCCCTTCAAGGACGTGACCATCGTGCACGTGAGCGTGGAGGACGTGGACGAGCCGCCGCTCTTCGACATGCCGGCGTACTACGTGGAGCTCTCCGAGGACGCCGAGGTCGGCACCGTGGTGACGGCGGTGACGGCGAGGGACCCCGACGCCGCCAACGACACCGTCAG GTACTCCATCGAGAAGTCCAGCGACCCCGACAAGTTCTTCTACCTGGAGATCACCTCCGGGTCGCTGATGACGGTGCGCTCGCTGGACCGAGAGCGGGTCGGCTGGCACAACATCACCATCCTCGCCATGGAGATGA atAACCCCACGCAGATCTCCAGCGCCTCGGTGGCCGTGAGGGTCCTCGACGTGAACGacaaccctccctccctgacGCACTACCTGGAGGCCTACGTGTGCGAGAGCGCCAAAGCGGGACAG CTGATCCAGACGGTGACGGCCGTGGACCCAGACCAGCCGCTGGGTGGACAACACTTCAACTACCGCCTGGCTCCAGAGGCCGCCAACAACCCCAACTTCACCCTGAGGGACAACCAAG ACAACACGGCGTGGATCCTGACGCGGCGAGGGGGCTGGTCCCAGCAGGATCAGACCGTGTTCTACCTGCCCGTGGTCATCTCGGACGGCGAGCAGCCGGTGCAGACGAGCACCAGCACGCTGACCGTGCGCGTGTGCAGCTGCGACCGCGAGGGCAACGTCATGTCGTGCAACGCCGAGGCGCACAGCCTGCCCGCCAGCCTCAGCCGGGGGGCGCTCATCGCCATCCTGGCCTGCATCTTCGTGCTGCTCG tGATGATCCTGCTCATGCTCTCCCTGCGGACCCACCGCAAGAAGCCCTTCCTGTgcgacgaggaggagaacgTGCACGAGAACATCGTGCGCTACGACGACGagggcggcggcgaggaggacaccGAGGCCTTCGACATCGGCGCCATGTGGAACCCGCGCGAGGCGCaccaccgaccccccccccgccagcccccccacccgggGGGCAAGGCGAGGCAGGACATGCTGCCGGAGATCGAGAGCCTGTCGCGCTACGTCCCGCAGGCGTGCGTGGCGGGCGGCGGCGTCGGCGAGGACAGCAACGTGCACGGCTACGTGCTGGCGAAGCTCCTGGACGCCGACTCCGACACGTGCGCCCCCCCCTACGACTCCCTGCAGACCTACGCCTACGAGGGGGAGGGCTCGGTGGCCGAGTCGCTCAGCTCGCTGCAGTCGGGGGCGTCCAACGCCGACCACGAGTACGACTACCTCAGCGAGTGGGGGCCTCGCTTCAAAAGGCTGGCGGAGATGTACGGCGCGCTGGAGACCAACGCCGCCCCCGTGTGGTAG